A genomic window from Streptomyces sp. NBC_00234 includes:
- a CDS encoding acyl-CoA dehydrogenase family protein: MRRTVFNEDHEAFRETLRAFIEAEVVPVYDEWFAAGQAPREFYYKLGELGVFGISVDEEYGGAGVDSHKYEAVLQEECARAGVSFGGSGVHVLLGLPYIKMLATGDQKKRWLPKFVSGEEMWALAMTEPGTGSDVAGMKTNAKLSEDGTHYVLNGSKTFITGGVHADRVIVCARTSAPREDDRRFGISLFAVDTKSEGYSIGRKLDKLGLKVSDTAELAFVDVKVPVEDLLGEENKGFGYLGTNLASERWGIAFGSYAQAAAAVRFAKEYVQDRTVFGKTVASFQNTKFELAACQAEVDAAQAVADRALEALDAGELTAAEAASAKLFCTEVAHRVIDRCLQLHGGYGFMNEYPIARLYADNRVNRIYGGTSEVMKSIIAKSMGL; the protein is encoded by the coding sequence GCGCGCCTTCATCGAGGCCGAGGTCGTTCCCGTCTACGACGAGTGGTTCGCCGCGGGGCAGGCGCCGCGCGAGTTCTATTACAAGCTCGGCGAGCTGGGTGTCTTCGGCATCTCGGTCGACGAGGAGTACGGCGGCGCGGGCGTCGACTCGCACAAGTACGAGGCCGTGCTCCAGGAGGAGTGTGCGCGCGCGGGCGTCTCCTTCGGCGGCTCCGGTGTGCACGTCCTGCTCGGCCTGCCGTACATCAAGATGCTCGCCACCGGCGACCAGAAGAAGCGCTGGCTGCCGAAGTTCGTCAGCGGCGAGGAGATGTGGGCCCTCGCGATGACCGAGCCGGGCACCGGTTCCGACGTCGCGGGCATGAAGACCAACGCGAAGCTCTCCGAGGACGGCACGCACTACGTCCTCAACGGCTCGAAGACCTTCATCACCGGCGGTGTGCACGCCGACCGGGTGATCGTCTGCGCCCGCACCTCCGCCCCGCGCGAGGACGACCGCCGCTTCGGCATCTCGCTCTTCGCCGTCGACACCAAGTCCGAGGGCTACTCGATCGGCCGCAAGCTGGACAAGCTCGGCCTGAAGGTCTCCGACACCGCCGAGCTGGCGTTCGTCGACGTGAAGGTCCCGGTCGAGGACCTGCTCGGCGAGGAGAACAAGGGCTTCGGCTACCTGGGCACCAACCTGGCCTCCGAGCGCTGGGGCATCGCCTTCGGCTCGTACGCGCAGGCCGCCGCCGCCGTACGCTTCGCGAAGGAGTACGTCCAGGACCGCACGGTCTTCGGCAAGACGGTCGCCTCCTTCCAGAACACCAAGTTCGAGCTGGCCGCCTGCCAGGCCGAGGTGGACGCGGCCCAGGCCGTCGCCGACCGCGCCCTGGAGGCACTGGACGCCGGTGAGCTGACCGCCGCCGAGGCCGCCTCCGCGAAGCTGTTCTGCACCGAGGTCGCGCACCGCGTCATCGACCGCTGCCTCCAGCTGCACGGCGGCTACGGCTTCATGAACGAGTACCCGATCGCCCGCCTGTACGCCGACAACCGGGTCAACCGGATCTACGGCGGCACCAGCGAGGTCATGAAGTCGATCATCGCCAAGTCGATGGGCCTGTAG
- a CDS encoding acyl-CoA thioesterase produces MSAALESLLDLLDLEQIERDIFRGTSRSAVVPRVFGGQVAAQALVAAGRTVPADRTAHSLHSYFLRMGDPGAPIVYTVDRIRDGRSFTTRRVVAVQHGQPIFHLSASFQTYEEGLEHQAAMPPAPDPETLPTAAEMLPRYADRFVDPSVMDRLLEARAAVDLRYSDAPPFATVGDPREPRSQVWFRTNGKLADDPLLHVCMATYVSDMTLLDSVLLAHGRGGWTVGDVVGASLDHAMWFHRPFRADEWLLYDQESPSASGGRGLGQARIYTQDGRLAITVIQEGVIRAPRD; encoded by the coding sequence ATGAGCGCAGCACTTGAATCCCTGCTCGATCTGCTCGACCTGGAGCAGATCGAGCGGGACATCTTCCGGGGCACGAGCCGTTCCGCGGTCGTGCCCCGGGTCTTCGGCGGACAGGTCGCGGCCCAGGCGCTGGTCGCCGCGGGCCGGACCGTCCCCGCGGACCGGACCGCCCACTCCCTGCACTCCTACTTCCTGCGGATGGGCGATCCGGGCGCCCCGATCGTCTACACCGTCGACCGCATCCGCGACGGCCGCTCCTTCACCACCCGGCGGGTCGTCGCCGTCCAGCACGGGCAGCCGATCTTCCACCTCTCGGCCTCCTTCCAGACGTACGAGGAGGGGCTGGAGCACCAGGCGGCCATGCCGCCCGCCCCGGACCCCGAGACCCTGCCCACCGCCGCGGAGATGCTTCCGCGGTACGCGGACCGGTTCGTCGACCCGAGTGTCATGGACAGGCTCCTGGAGGCCCGGGCGGCCGTCGACCTGCGGTACTCCGACGCCCCGCCCTTCGCCACGGTCGGCGATCCGCGCGAGCCCCGCTCGCAGGTGTGGTTCCGGACGAACGGCAAGCTCGCGGACGATCCGCTGCTCCACGTCTGCATGGCCACGTACGTCTCCGACATGACGCTGCTCGACTCGGTGCTCCTCGCCCACGGGCGCGGCGGCTGGACGGTCGGTGACGTGGTGGGGGCCAGCCTGGACCACGCGATGTGGTTCCACCGTCCGTTCCGCGCGGACGAATGGCTGCTGTACGACCAGGAGTCGCCGTCCGCGTCCGGCGGGCGCGGGCTCGGCCAGGCGCGCATCTACACGCAGGACGGCCGACTGGCCATCACGGTGATCCAGGAGGGCGTGATCCGCGCCCCGCGGGACTGA
- a CDS encoding cation diffusion facilitator family transporter codes for MTDAKSEGEESTFTVVVAAIANLGIAVAKAVAGLISGSSAMLSEAAHSVADTVTEVMLLTALRRSQKPADEEHPLGYGPERYIWAMLASIATFVGGAVFSVYDGVHTLVAGEELGDPLISYIVLAVAFLLEGYSLRTGVKQVRREAARLHSPAGYYLRHTPDTAVKAVVMEDSAALVGLLLAAGGLLGGQLTGSGVWDGIASILIGVLLVYVAWVLGRSNAQLLIGRPLPKAMRDGVREELLSVPHIVDVLELTTLIQGPTEILIAAKIDFRDVSSAEQVEWACEEAEAQLRERFPAVRRVYLDPTPGPGRRRDGRTASNRR; via the coding sequence ATGACCGATGCGAAAAGTGAGGGTGAGGAGTCCACGTTCACCGTCGTCGTCGCGGCGATCGCCAATCTGGGCATCGCCGTGGCGAAGGCGGTCGCGGGGCTGATCAGCGGATCGAGCGCGATGCTCTCGGAGGCCGCGCACTCGGTCGCCGACACCGTCACCGAGGTCATGCTCCTGACCGCGCTCCGGCGCAGCCAGAAGCCGGCCGACGAGGAGCACCCGCTCGGCTACGGTCCCGAGCGCTACATCTGGGCGATGCTCGCCTCCATCGCCACGTTCGTCGGCGGCGCCGTCTTCTCCGTCTACGACGGCGTCCACACCCTCGTCGCGGGCGAGGAGCTGGGCGATCCGCTCATCTCGTACATCGTGCTGGCCGTCGCCTTCCTACTGGAGGGCTACTCGCTGCGCACCGGGGTCAAGCAGGTCCGCCGCGAGGCCGCCCGGCTGCACTCCCCCGCCGGTTACTACCTGCGCCACACCCCCGACACGGCCGTCAAGGCGGTCGTGATGGAGGACTCCGCGGCCCTGGTCGGGCTGCTGCTCGCCGCGGGCGGTCTGCTCGGCGGCCAGCTCACCGGCTCCGGCGTCTGGGACGGCATCGCCTCGATCCTGATCGGCGTCCTGCTCGTGTACGTGGCCTGGGTCCTCGGCCGCTCCAACGCCCAGCTGCTGATCGGCCGTCCGCTGCCGAAGGCGATGCGGGACGGGGTGCGCGAGGAACTGCTCTCCGTCCCGCACATCGTGGACGTCCTGGAACTCACCACTTTGATCCAGGGGCCGACGGAGATCCTGATCGCCGCGAAGATCGACTTCCGGGACGTGTCGAGCGCCGAGCAGGTCGAATGGGCCTGCGAGGAGGCGGAGGCCCAGCTCCGGGAGCGCTTCCCGGCGGTCCGGCGCGTGTATCTGGACCCCACGCCGGGACCCGGCCGGCGAAGGGACGGCCGAACCGCGTCCAATCGTAGGTAA
- a CDS encoding LCP family protein, which produces MPTIDSTPQSHPSAGPGRKIPRRALAATALASALALGAVMQSADALPGADDADGSGTGTNILLIGTDSRDTITAQQKKEFRLGGVGCDCSDTMMLLHVAQDRERVSVVSIPRDSLAELPAHTDRRTGEEHGAHLAKINAAHSEGGGDLAVRTVEAKTGLDIDRYLAVDFARFMKTVDELGKVEVCTPSPLQDPSTGLDLTAGTHHLGGGDSLRYVRSRKVDNSADFGRMQRQQKFLVSFVKKIRSDGALQSPARLKELAGLLLPADRAEKALTPMELVSLAGDLRDIGLSSLEFASVPISDFNSTIEGVGSTLAWDGTRAAVVFDTLGRDRPLTEATAALPSRPADGTARQGEFVPVGGSALECR; this is translated from the coding sequence ATGCCGACCATCGACAGCACACCGCAGTCACACCCGTCCGCCGGACCGGGGAGGAAGATCCCCCGCCGGGCTCTCGCAGCCACCGCTCTGGCCTCCGCGCTCGCCCTGGGCGCGGTGATGCAGAGCGCCGACGCGCTACCCGGCGCGGACGACGCCGACGGCAGCGGCACCGGCACGAACATCCTGCTCATCGGCACGGACAGCCGGGACACGATCACCGCGCAGCAGAAGAAGGAGTTCCGCCTGGGCGGCGTGGGCTGCGACTGCTCGGACACGATGATGCTGCTCCACGTCGCGCAGGACCGCGAGCGGGTCAGCGTCGTCAGCATCCCGCGCGACTCACTCGCCGAGCTTCCCGCGCACACCGACCGGCGCACCGGCGAGGAGCACGGAGCCCATCTCGCGAAGATCAACGCGGCGCACTCCGAGGGCGGCGGGGACCTCGCCGTCCGTACGGTCGAGGCGAAGACCGGCCTGGACATCGACCGGTACCTCGCCGTCGACTTCGCGCGCTTCATGAAGACCGTCGACGAGCTGGGCAAGGTCGAGGTCTGCACGCCGTCCCCGCTCCAGGACCCGTCGACCGGGCTCGACCTGACCGCGGGCACCCATCACCTGGGCGGCGGGGACTCCCTGCGGTACGTGAGGTCCCGCAAGGTCGACAACTCCGCCGACTTCGGCCGCATGCAGCGCCAGCAGAAGTTCCTCGTCTCCTTCGTGAAGAAGATCAGGAGCGACGGCGCACTGCAGAGTCCGGCCCGCCTCAAGGAACTGGCGGGGCTGCTGCTGCCCGCCGACCGCGCGGAGAAGGCGCTGACCCCGATGGAACTGGTCTCGCTCGCCGGCGACCTGCGGGACATCGGGCTCTCGTCGCTCGAATTCGCCTCGGTGCCGATCAGCGACTTCAACTCCACCATCGAAGGGGTCGGGTCGACACTCGCCTGGGACGGGACGAGGGCGGCGGTCGTCTTCGACACCCTGGGCCGGGACCGGCCGCTGACGGAGGCCACGGCCGCTCTCCCGTCCCGGCCTGCCGACGGCACCGCCCGCCAGGGGGAGTTCGTGCCCGTCGGGGGTTCGGCGCTGGAGTGCCGCTGA
- a CDS encoding phosphatase, with the protein MPIPSRAALVDHLVRTRIAGDVATPRDNNLSHYRKLANGDRHYWLGLELGDRWADEQDVLAVMAERCGVSDDPEHRYGQDTIDPELTVDALERMAARLRKAAAGSERVLFATGHPGGLLDVHRQTADALRAAGCEIVRIPGGLMTDEGMVFQFADVAVLEHGASLWHTHSPAPMAAILDAFEREGRPMPDLVVADHGWAGCAGQRGIDSVGYADCNDPALFLGEAEGTLQVTVPLDDHVTDPRFYDPMTDYLLDAAGLL; encoded by the coding sequence ATGCCGATACCCAGCCGCGCCGCCCTCGTCGACCACCTCGTCCGTACGCGCATCGCCGGAGACGTCGCCACCCCGCGCGACAACAACCTCTCCCACTACCGCAAGCTCGCCAACGGTGACCGTCACTACTGGCTCGGCCTGGAGCTCGGCGACCGGTGGGCCGACGAGCAGGACGTGCTCGCCGTGATGGCGGAGCGCTGCGGGGTCAGCGACGACCCCGAGCACCGGTACGGGCAGGACACCATCGATCCGGAGCTGACCGTCGACGCCCTGGAACGGATGGCGGCGCGGCTGCGCAAGGCGGCTGCCGGTTCCGAGCGGGTGCTGTTCGCGACCGGCCACCCGGGCGGCCTGCTGGACGTGCACCGGCAGACCGCGGACGCGCTGCGGGCCGCCGGATGCGAGATCGTCCGTATCCCGGGTGGGCTGATGACGGACGAGGGCATGGTTTTCCAGTTCGCCGACGTGGCCGTCCTGGAGCACGGGGCATCGCTGTGGCACACCCACTCGCCCGCCCCCATGGCGGCGATCCTGGACGCCTTCGAGCGCGAGGGGCGGCCGATGCCCGACCTCGTCGTCGCCGACCACGGGTGGGCCGGATGCGCGGGGCAGCGCGGCATCGACTCGGTCGGGTACGCGGACTGCAACGACCCGGCGCTGTTCCTCGGCGAGGCGGAAGGCACGCTCCAGGTGACGGTGCCGCTGGACGACCACGTCACCGATCCGCGCTTCTACGACCCGATGACCGACTACCTGCTGGACGCGGCCGGACTGCTCTGA
- a CDS encoding SACE_7040 family transcriptional regulator — protein sequence MSTHAAARVAAPTRREQILREAARLFAERGFHGVGVDEIGAAVGISGPGLYRHFPGKDAMLAELLVGISERLLAGGKLRVSEDAAAGDGSPRSLLDALIEGHIDFALDDRPLITLHDRELDRLRDADRKRVRQLQRQYVEVWVEVVRAVYPPLAEDEARMTVHAVFGLLNSTPHLTGPGALPDRDATAALLHRLARGAFAAAAS from the coding sequence ATGAGCACCCATGCCGCCGCCCGAGTCGCGGCTCCCACCCGCCGCGAGCAGATCCTCCGGGAGGCCGCCCGCCTCTTCGCGGAGCGCGGCTTCCACGGAGTGGGTGTCGACGAGATAGGGGCCGCGGTCGGTATCAGCGGTCCCGGCCTCTATCGGCACTTCCCCGGGAAGGACGCGATGCTCGCCGAACTGCTGGTGGGAATCAGCGAGCGTCTGCTGGCGGGCGGAAAGCTGCGCGTGTCGGAGGACGCGGCGGCCGGTGACGGATCGCCGCGATCGCTCCTCGACGCGCTCATCGAGGGCCACATCGACTTCGCCCTCGACGACCGCCCCCTGATCACCCTCCACGACCGCGAGCTGGACCGCCTCCGGGACGCGGACCGCAAGCGGGTCCGCCAGCTCCAGCGGCAGTACGTCGAGGTGTGGGTCGAGGTGGTCCGCGCCGTCTATCCGCCGCTGGCCGAGGACGAGGCCCGGATGACCGTCCACGCGGTCTTCGGCCTGCTCAACTCCACCCCGCACCTCACCGGCCCCGGCGCTCTTCCGGACCGGGACGCGACGGCCGCGCTGCTGCACCGGCTGGCGCGTGGGGCGTTCGCGGCGGCGGCCTCCTAG
- a CDS encoding carboxyl transferase domain-containing protein: MQQAPVLTSGADPASAAWQANEAAHHALADELRTRLATARLGGGEKARARHVARGKLLPRERVDTLLDAGSPFLELAPLAAEGLYGGAAPAAGVIAGIGRVSGRECVIVANDATVKGGTYYPMTVKKHLRAQEVALENRLPCLYLVDSGGAFLPMQDEVFPDREHFGRIFYNQARMSGAGIPQIAAVLGSCTAGGAYVPAMSDEAVIVRNQGTIFLGGPPLVKAATGEVVTAEELGGGEVHSRTSGVTDHLAEDDAHALRIVRNIVATLPERAALPWPVRPAEEPKVDPAGLYGAVPVDSRTPYDVREVIARVVDGSRFAEFKAEYGTTLITGFAQIHGHPVGIVANNGILFSESAQKGAHFIELCDQRGIPLVFLQNISGFMVGRDYEAGGIAKHGAKMVTAVACTRVPKLTVVVGGSYGAGNYSMCGRAYSPRFLWMWPNAKISVMGGEQAASVLATVKRDQLGDDWSAEDEETFKAPIRAQYEQQGNAYYATARLWDDGVIDPLETRQVLGLALTACANAPLGEPQFGVFRM; this comes from the coding sequence ATGCAGCAGGCACCGGTCCTGACGAGCGGGGCCGATCCCGCCTCGGCGGCCTGGCAGGCCAACGAGGCGGCGCATCACGCGCTCGCCGACGAGCTGCGGACGCGGCTCGCCACGGCCCGTCTCGGCGGGGGTGAGAAGGCCCGCGCCCGGCATGTGGCGCGCGGCAAGCTGCTGCCCCGGGAGCGGGTGGACACCCTGCTCGACGCGGGCTCGCCCTTCCTGGAGCTGGCCCCGCTGGCGGCCGAGGGGCTGTACGGGGGCGCGGCCCCGGCGGCGGGAGTGATCGCCGGGATCGGGCGGGTCAGCGGCCGGGAGTGCGTGATCGTCGCCAATGACGCGACCGTCAAGGGCGGCACGTACTACCCGATGACCGTGAAGAAGCACCTGCGGGCCCAGGAGGTGGCGCTGGAGAACCGGCTGCCCTGCCTGTACCTGGTCGACTCGGGCGGGGCCTTCCTGCCCATGCAGGACGAGGTGTTCCCGGACCGGGAGCACTTCGGACGGATCTTCTACAACCAGGCGCGGATGTCGGGGGCCGGTATCCCGCAGATCGCCGCCGTGCTCGGTTCCTGCACGGCGGGCGGGGCGTACGTCCCCGCGATGAGCGACGAGGCCGTCATCGTCCGCAACCAGGGGACGATCTTCCTCGGCGGGCCGCCGCTGGTGAAGGCCGCGACCGGTGAGGTCGTGACGGCCGAGGAGCTGGGCGGCGGCGAGGTGCACTCGCGGACCTCGGGCGTGACCGATCACCTCGCCGAGGACGACGCGCACGCGCTGCGGATCGTGCGGAACATCGTGGCCACCCTGCCCGAGCGCGCGGCGCTGCCCTGGCCGGTGCGGCCGGCCGAGGAGCCCAAGGTCGACCCCGCCGGGCTGTACGGGGCGGTGCCGGTCGATTCGCGGACGCCCTACGACGTACGGGAAGTGATCGCCCGCGTCGTCGACGGCTCCCGGTTCGCGGAGTTCAAGGCGGAGTACGGGACCACGCTCATCACCGGGTTCGCGCAGATCCACGGCCACCCCGTCGGCATCGTCGCGAACAACGGCATCCTGTTCTCGGAGTCCGCCCAGAAGGGCGCCCACTTCATCGAGCTGTGCGACCAGCGCGGCATCCCCCTGGTGTTCCTCCAGAACATCTCCGGCTTCATGGTCGGCCGAGACTACGAGGCCGGCGGCATCGCCAAGCACGGCGCGAAGATGGTCACGGCCGTGGCCTGCACCCGGGTGCCCAAGCTGACCGTGGTGGTCGGCGGGTCCTACGGGGCGGGCAACTACTCGATGTGCGGGCGGGCCTACAGCCCCCGCTTCCTGTGGATGTGGCCCAACGCGAAGATCTCCGTCATGGGCGGCGAGCAGGCCGCATCGGTGCTCGCGACCGTCAAGCGCGACCAGCTCGGTGACGACTGGAGCGCCGAGGACGAGGAGACCTTCAAGGCTCCGATCCGCGCCCAGTACGAGCAGCAGGGCAACGCGTACTACGCCACCGCCCGGCTGTGGGACGACGGTGTGATCGACCCGCTGGAGACCCGGCAGGTGCTGGGGCTCGCTCTGACCGCGTGTGCCAACGCCCCCCTGGGTGAACCCCAGTTCGGCGTCTTCCGGATGTGA
- a CDS encoding acetyl-CoA carboxylase biotin carboxylase subunit, with protein MFSTVLVANRGEIAVRVIRTLRELGVRSVAVFSDADADARHVREADTAVRIGPAPAAESYLSVDRLLDAARRTGAEAVHPGYGFLAENAGFAQACAEAGLAFIGPPASAISLMGDKIRAKETVAAAGVPVVPGSSGSGLTDAQLADAAREIAMPVLLKPSAGGGGKGMRLVRDEALLADEIAAARREARASFGDDTLLVERWIDRPRHIEIQVLADGHGNVVHLGERECSLQRRHQKIIEEAPSVLLDAETRAAMGEAAVQAARSCGYVGAGTVEFIVPGSDPSSYYFMEMNTRLQVEHPVTELITGLDLVEWQLRIAAGEQLPYKQDDITLTGHAIEARICAEDPSRGFLPSGGTVLRLNEPQGGGVRTDSGLSEGVPVGSTYDPMLSKVIAYGPDRATALRRLRAALADTVVLGVPTNAGFLRRLLAHPAVAAGELDTGLVEREVAGLIPDGVPEEVYGAAALLRQSSPATPPDVWADPFSAPSGWRLGGTPATIVRHFRVPGHEPVRTGLRPGTTGAGLTLGPTVDNGPAEGVQVDACGPVPPQPGARAARLVDGSSHRVTVEIDGLTHTFDHAASAEGTWLGRDGDTWHVQDHDPVEASLSGAGRAGVDTLAAPMPGTVTVVKVAVGDEVTAGQSLLVVEAMKMEHVISAPHAGTVTELDVTAGATVAMDQVLAVVTATEES; from the coding sequence ATGTTCAGCACTGTTCTGGTCGCCAACCGTGGCGAGATCGCGGTCCGGGTCATCCGGACCCTGCGCGAGCTCGGCGTGCGGTCGGTCGCCGTCTTCAGCGACGCGGACGCGGACGCCCGTCATGTACGGGAGGCCGATACGGCGGTACGGATCGGGCCCGCGCCCGCCGCCGAGAGCTACCTCTCCGTGGACCGGCTGCTGGACGCCGCCCGGCGCACCGGCGCCGAGGCCGTCCACCCCGGATACGGGTTCCTCGCCGAGAACGCGGGCTTCGCGCAGGCGTGCGCGGAGGCCGGTCTGGCCTTCATCGGACCGCCCGCCTCCGCCATCTCGCTGATGGGCGACAAGATCCGGGCCAAGGAGACGGTCGCGGCGGCCGGTGTGCCGGTCGTACCCGGCTCCTCGGGCAGCGGACTCACCGACGCCCAACTGGCCGACGCCGCACGCGAGATCGCCATGCCCGTCCTGCTGAAGCCCTCGGCGGGCGGCGGCGGCAAGGGAATGCGGCTCGTGCGCGACGAGGCGCTGCTCGCCGACGAGATCGCGGCGGCGCGGCGCGAGGCCCGTGCCTCCTTCGGCGACGACACCCTGCTCGTGGAGCGGTGGATCGACCGGCCGCGCCACATCGAGATCCAGGTCCTGGCCGACGGCCACGGAAACGTGGTGCATCTGGGCGAGCGCGAATGCTCGCTCCAGCGCCGCCACCAGAAGATCATCGAGGAGGCGCCCTCGGTCCTGCTCGACGCGGAGACCCGGGCGGCCATGGGCGAGGCGGCCGTCCAGGCGGCCCGCTCCTGCGGCTATGTGGGCGCGGGCACGGTGGAGTTCATCGTTCCGGGCAGCGACCCCTCCTCGTACTACTTCATGGAGATGAACACCCGCCTCCAGGTCGAGCACCCGGTGACGGAGCTGATCACCGGCCTCGACCTCGTCGAGTGGCAGCTGCGGATCGCCGCCGGTGAGCAACTGCCGTACAAGCAGGACGACATCACCCTCACCGGCCACGCGATCGAGGCCCGGATCTGCGCCGAGGACCCGTCCCGGGGCTTCCTGCCCTCGGGCGGCACGGTGCTGCGGCTGAACGAGCCGCAGGGCGGCGGGGTCCGCACGGACTCCGGGCTCAGCGAGGGCGTGCCGGTCGGCAGCACGTACGACCCGATGCTCTCGAAGGTCATCGCGTACGGCCCCGACCGGGCGACGGCCCTGCGCCGACTGCGCGCGGCCCTCGCGGACACGGTGGTGCTCGGCGTCCCGACCAACGCGGGATTCCTGCGCCGGCTGCTCGCCCACCCGGCCGTGGCCGCGGGCGAGCTGGACACCGGGCTGGTGGAGCGCGAGGTGGCGGGGCTGATCCCGGACGGCGTACCGGAGGAGGTGTACGGGGCGGCGGCGCTGCTGCGGCAGTCCTCCCCCGCCACGCCCCCGGACGTCTGGGCCGACCCGTTCTCCGCACCCAGCGGCTGGCGCCTCGGCGGCACTCCGGCCACGATCGTCCGCCACTTCCGCGTCCCCGGCCACGAGCCGGTACGGACCGGTCTGCGGCCGGGCACGACGGGGGCCGGGCTGACGCTCGGGCCCACCGTGGACAACGGGCCGGCCGAGGGCGTCCAGGTGGACGCCTGCGGGCCGGTCCCGCCGCAGCCCGGCGCACGGGCGGCCCGGCTCGTCGACGGGTCCTCGCATCGCGTCACCGTCGAGATCGACGGGCTCACCCACACCTTCGACCATGCCGCCTCCGCGGAGGGCACCTGGCTGGGCAGGGACGGCGACACCTGGCACGTCCAGGACCACGACCCGGTGGAGGCGTCCCTCAGCGGCGCCGGCCGCGCCGGGGTCGACACGCTCGCCGCGCCCATGCCCGGGACCGTCACCGTGGTGAAGGTGGCCGTCGGGGACGAGGTGACCGCCGGGCAGAGCCTGCTCGTCGTCGAGGCGATGAAGATGGAGCACGTCATCTCCGCGCCGCACGCCGGGACCGTGACCGAACTCGATGTCACGGCGGGCGCCACCGTCGCCATGGACCAGGTGCTGGCCGTCGTGACCGCCACGGAGGAATCATGA
- a CDS encoding hydroxymethylglutaryl-CoA lyase yields MTEGLPMQVPADGLPARVRIHEVGARDGLQNEKAVVPTEVKAEFIRRLAVAGLTTIEATSFVHPKWVPQLADAEQLFPMLGDIADVGDVALPVLVPNERGLDRALALGARRIAVFGSATETFAARNLNRTVDESLAMFEPVVARAKADRVHVRGYLSMCFGDPWEGPVPVHQVVRVARALMDLGCDELSLGDTIGVATPGHVRALLSALNEQRVTTDTIGVHFHDTYGQALSNTLAALQHGVTTVDASAGGLGGCPYAKSATGNLATEDLVWMLEGLGIHTGVDLAELTATSVWLAEQLGRPSPSRTVRALSHKEQ; encoded by the coding sequence ATGACCGAGGGACTTCCCATGCAGGTCCCGGCCGACGGGCTGCCGGCCCGGGTCCGTATCCACGAGGTCGGGGCCCGCGACGGACTCCAGAACGAGAAGGCCGTCGTCCCGACCGAGGTGAAGGCGGAGTTCATCCGCCGGCTGGCCGTCGCCGGGCTCACGACGATCGAGGCGACCAGTTTCGTCCACCCGAAGTGGGTGCCCCAACTGGCCGACGCCGAGCAGCTGTTCCCGATGCTCGGCGACATCGCGGACGTGGGGGACGTCGCGCTTCCCGTCCTCGTACCCAACGAACGCGGCCTCGACCGGGCGCTCGCGCTCGGTGCCCGGCGGATCGCGGTGTTCGGTTCGGCGACCGAGACGTTCGCCGCGCGCAATCTCAACCGCACGGTCGACGAGTCGCTCGCCATGTTCGAACCGGTCGTCGCCCGCGCCAAGGCCGACCGGGTCCATGTGCGCGGCTACCTGTCGATGTGCTTCGGCGACCCGTGGGAGGGGCCCGTCCCCGTCCACCAGGTCGTCCGCGTCGCCCGGGCCCTGATGGACCTCGGCTGCGACGAGCTCTCCCTCGGCGACACCATCGGCGTCGCCACCCCCGGCCATGTCCGGGCCCTGCTCTCCGCCCTCAACGAGCAGCGCGTCACCACCGACACCATCGGCGTGCACTTCCACGACACGTACGGACAGGCCCTGTCCAACACCCTCGCCGCGCTGCAGCACGGGGTGACGACCGTGGACGCCTCGGCGGGCGGGCTCGGCGGCTGCCCGTACGCGAAGAGCGCGACCGGAAATCTCGCCACCGAAGACCTCGTGTGGATGCTCGAAGGTCTCGGCATCCACACCGGGGTCGACCTCGCCGAGCTCACCGCCACAAGCGTGTGGCTCGCCGAACAGCTGGGCCGGCCCAGCCCCTCCCGTACCGTCCGCGCCCTCTCCCACAAGGAGCAGTGA